The Toxorhynchites rutilus septentrionalis strain SRP chromosome 1, ASM2978413v1, whole genome shotgun sequence genome contains the following window.
CTCTGCAACCCGCTAATTTCGCAAATAAATCTTGAGCAACAGGTAAGGGATAAGTATTTGGGACGATAACCTTATTAATTGAAACTTTGCAATCTATTACCAGACGAATTTCATCATTTTTCTTAATAATTACTATCACAGGTGATGCCCATTGACTCGTTTTGATTGGAGTAATCACTttctcattttccaatcttGTCAAATAGTTTAAAACTTTGTCCTTTAAACGATAAGGAACGTCATATGCTTTCTTAAAAATTGGATTGTTTTCTTTGAGTATTAACTCTTGAGGCAGAGTTAATACCGACAATTGGAGTAGTAAAATCTTTAGTAAAAACATTTGGGAACTCCACACGTAATTCATTCACCATAGCTTCATTATTTAGTTCATTCAGAGAATTTATCAATTGAGATCCATCAAAAAATTGTCTCCATCCGTTAAAAAATACATCTAGCCAATTTCGACCCAATAAAGGAAGGAACTCATTTTCACAATCTATAATCAGAAGAGaaagattttctattttctctttAAATTCCGTTCTAACAATCGCTTCtccaattaattttaatttattaccATTTACTACAGCTAATTGCTTATTGCTAGTCATTAACTTTTTGTTAAATGTTGAGAAATATTGTCTTTTGCTCATCACTGTTACTGAAGATCCACAGTCTatctccatttttatatgttttcccTCAATTTTTATTTCTACCAAACAAGGAACACTGATTTTATTAATGGACGAAACACACATACAATTAAGTTTACCTTCATCGCTATTTTCGCTGACCGGCTCCTCCGTACTCATTCGTTTGAACATGTCATCCAGTCTCCTGTCCGTGCTCGTTCCTGGTCTGTCCATGTAATTCACAGCAtctctttttaaattttttaatttaaaacatCTCCTCTTGATATGTCCTTTTAACCCACAGAAATTGCATGTCATGTTTGAATAATCTATTTTGCGATATTGCTGATTATTTTTCCCGTCAGCATGTTCAAAACTCACTTTTTTATCGTTATTTCCATAGTTGAAATTATGATTTGGACTTGATATGAAACTATTTCCTTTGAAACCCAATCTGTTTCTCACTGGACCTCTAAATTCTGTTTGTTTACGGTTTTCTGCTATTTTGAAGGTATTCAACAATTTATTCATGGCTTTACCAGCACCTGCATTCTGTGTCAAAGCCACTCTTTCATAATAAGAATCTCCTTCTAAAGATTTTGCATTAGCACTTGCCATTTCCCAAGTAATAATTATTCTTTCTGCAGCTTCGAATGTTAACTCCACCTCGTTCAACAAACGTTGTTGAAGAGCTTTTTCTGTCAAGCCAGCTACAATTCTATCCATGATAGCAGTCTGCTTGAAGTTCTCAAAATTCTGCTAGTAACTTGACCGATAAAACGAAATCTTCAGCCGATTCATCAGGTTGTTGAACTCTGTTATTAAACTTGAATCGTTGCATTAGCCCCGATTCAGTTTTATCCAGTCTCATTTTTAATTTGCTAattaattcattataagcaGCTTCTTCCAGCTTCCCATTTGGGAATAGGAGTTTCAGTTCTCTGAAAACTGTGGTTCCCCCCAACATAATCAAATGAGctttcttttcttcttcttttactttatttaaaacgaaaaagtaacCCAAACGATCCGACCATTCGGCAAAGGAAACTCCATTTCTGTAGGGCTCAATAACGGAAAGCATCGTTTGTGCCATTGTAAAATTTCcttcaaattatttttcaaaatcaatcaACTACGACTTAAGGATTGGAATGCAGAAAAACTCACCAAAATTGAAGTCTGTACCCGAACGAATCCTCCTCAGGAATTTCCTGTATCCTCCGTGCAATTTTGTCACCAAAAAATCCTGAGAAAAAACAAGACTCTCTTAAAATttgttaagaaaaaaattatttccaaataatTTCTTTCAATTAAGGGTTTTATAAACTCAAACACAAtaccttctttttttttttttttttatacaatccTTTTTCAGGTACAAACAAAAgcacaaaaatttgttttgaggTTTGAAATATTTCACACAATTACCTGCAAACTGGCCACACTTCTACTGTTTGTGGATCAATggcttaaaaaaaatcttttgttttAGAGGTTAGTTTTATATGGAACAAAAGGTTCGTTGCACTTTTAACCACTTTCATAACAAAAGAGAAAACAAAAGAACTTACGTTTATTATTTGCATTCGCACAGGAACAGTTGAAGTCTTTCCTGCTGTTTCTCTGCAGTcgtgcagaaaaaaaatgctgcTTGTCTCTTTGTCCTATGTGGCAGAAATCTGCTGGAAGGATCTTCCACTTGGTACAACCAAactatttatttgaaaaaaaaaacttcactgATATAATCACTCCCTTTTATATCACTAAaggtcttttatttttttttacactttTATCCTCGTCGCCACTTTTATATTTTCGGGTTATAAATGAAACACGTCTATTCGCGTTGACTTTCAAACTCGAGAGACAacaattacatacattacattacaattacaatatacttaatgaataattaataGCTATATTTACGGAAATCAATTATTAgaggtatcatgtattttgtattaataatgaattacgaaatgcaacgcagcaaacatatatgacaaaactgtaattcacgaatacaatgatctttcagtcaatgactttttcaataatttcttcgtcattgtcacatcaattacattactgtacttattgtacgttctcatcattctattaagtggatcattcatagcatataaagttcgaaatgaagttggtttgaacaaattcagtgctcgcaaggctcgtgttggtgcataaaattttagattttcaagtaagttttcagaactaatcctgtgtgaaactaagtcaattaagtgtttcaatatttattaacattctcaagtgtttcaatatttattaacatacaacggGCTTCATATGGGGGAAAGGGATATGTTGTCCAGTCTAGCTTTctcagggcaaataataaaaattatttttgtactgattctattcgaatggagtgcagttcttgatagggtgcccatacaacactgcaatattctaaaatagatctAACAAAatttatatacaatgtttttattgtgtatggatcactgaaattgtaactaaatctttttatgaaaccgagcatactatttgctttattgatcattgtattgtaatgttcgccaaaagtgagtttcgaatcaagaattatacctaaatctctaattttgacgcatctccttacagtttcaaatcctagagaacataTGAAGTCATAAGTTTCATGTAACGTGTAAACGGGTgggaataaatatgatacactaattcgaggtatatataacttgaataaattcaccatatgtaaacgcttgtgattTTTTCACTGGAGAggaatcactaaagttggatgcagttctacttcaggtgaataaatttacCGAAATTATGAAtacattcattatagaagttcacgctagtgtaaacggttgatgctatttctataaatctcatcatatttcttcacatgaatatatcactagtctaaacccaccctaatggcgggtttacactagggagatctatagctatagatggatttattcacgtgaaaaaaggtgtaaacgggtgagaatgaatatgatacacttattcgaggtatatataacttgaataaatttagcatatgtaaacgcttgtgaatttctcactggtgagaaatcactaaagttggatgcagttctacttcaggtgaataagttcaccgaaaatatgaatatattcattatagaagttcaagctagtgtaaacggttaatacgatttctataaatctcatcatatttcttcacatgaatatatcgctagtctaaacccgccataagacaccgactctcagtgttatttttctcctgcttaCACATCCGAAAATCAATACGGTTAGCGCGCAGTGCTTGTGGTgctttatggcgggtttacattagggagatctatagctatagatggatttattcacgtgaaaataggtgt
Protein-coding sequences here:
- the LOC129762487 gene encoding uncharacterized protein LOC129762487, translated to MDRIVAGLTEKALQQRLLNEVELTFEAAERIIITWEMASANAKSLEGDSYYERVALTQNAGAGKAMNKLLNTFKIAENRKQTEFRGPVRNRLGFKGNSFISSPNHNFNYGNNDKKVSFEHADGKNNQQYRKIDYSNMTCNFCGLKGHIKRRCFKLKNLKRDAVNYMDRPGTSTDRRLDDMFKRMSTEEPVSENSDEEIKIEGKHIKMEIDCGSSVTVMSKRQYFSTFNKKLMTSNKQLAVVNGNKLKLIGEAIVRTEFKEKIENLSLLIIDCENEFLPLLGRNWLDVFFNGWRQFFDGSQLINSLNELNNEAMVNELRVEFPNVFTKDFTTPIVGINSASRVNTQRKQSNF